A single Camarhynchus parvulus chromosome 5, STF_HiC, whole genome shotgun sequence DNA region contains:
- the TMEM229B gene encoding transmembrane protein 229B has translation MAAAEPLTAFSRWYLYAIHGYFCEVMFTAAWEFVVNFNWKFPGVTSVWALFIYGTSILIVEKMYLYLKDKCNILVRCFIYTLWTYLWEFTTGLILRQFNACPWDYSQFDFDFMGLITLEYAIPWFCASFIMEQLVIRNTLRLRFDETAEPGAPTTPVALANGHVKTD, from the coding sequence ATGGCTGCGGCAGAACCTCTGACCGCTTTCTCACGATGGTACCTCTATGCCATCCACGGCTATTTCTGTGAGGTGATGTTCACAGCTGCCTGGGAGTTTGTGGTCAACTTCAACTGGAAGTTCCCTGGTGTTACCAGTGTGTGGGCACTCTTCATCTATGGCACCTCAATCCTCATTGTGGAGAAGATGTATCTGTATCTCAAAGACAAGTGTAACATTTTAGTGCGCTGCTTCATTTACACACTGTGGACATACCTCTGGGAGTTCACCACTGGCCTCATCCTACGCCAGTTCAATGCCTGCCCATGGGACTATTCCCAGTTTGATTTTGACTTCATGGGCCTGATCACCCTGGAGTATGCCATCCCATGGTTTTGTGCTTCTTTCATCATGGAGCAGCTGGTGATCAGAAACACCCTGCGCTTACGATTTGATGAGACTGCCGAGCCTGGGGCCCCCACCACGCCCGTTGCCTTGGCCAATGGCCATGTGAAGACAGATTGA